In a single window of the Streptomyces sp. HUAS ZL42 genome:
- the lgt gene encoding prolipoprotein diacylglyceryl transferase, which translates to MELAYIPSPSRGVLYLGPIPLRGYAFCIIIGVFVAVWLGNKRWIARGGRAGTVADIAVWAVPFGLIGGRLYHVITDYELYFSEGRDWVDAFKIWEGGLGIWGAIALGALGAWIGCRRRGIPMPAYADAVAPGIAFAQAIGRWGNWFNQELYGKETDLPWALHITSSADGRVPGNYHPTFLYESLWCIGVALLVIWADRRFKLGHGRAFALYVAAYCVGRAWIEYMRVDDAHHFLGLRLNDWTALVVFLLAVTYIVVSARKRPGREAVVEPAAGTDGAGEAGSEDAKEADAEAEEKSEADSVVEDDVKDGLKDEENDEDDDLKDRVKDEAESAGKKS; encoded by the coding sequence ATGGAACTTGCCTACATTCCCAGCCCGTCGCGCGGGGTGCTGTACCTCGGCCCCATTCCGCTGCGTGGGTACGCGTTCTGCATCATCATCGGCGTCTTCGTCGCGGTCTGGCTCGGCAACAAGCGCTGGATCGCCCGAGGCGGGCGGGCCGGCACGGTGGCCGACATCGCCGTCTGGGCCGTGCCCTTCGGTCTGATCGGCGGCCGGCTCTACCACGTCATCACGGACTACGAGCTGTACTTCAGCGAGGGCCGCGACTGGGTGGACGCCTTCAAGATCTGGGAGGGCGGCCTCGGCATCTGGGGCGCGATCGCCCTCGGTGCGCTGGGGGCGTGGATCGGCTGCCGGCGCCGGGGCATCCCGATGCCCGCGTACGCCGACGCCGTCGCGCCCGGCATCGCCTTCGCGCAGGCGATCGGCCGCTGGGGCAACTGGTTCAACCAGGAGCTGTACGGCAAGGAGACCGACCTTCCCTGGGCCCTGCACATCACGTCCTCGGCGGACGGCCGCGTCCCGGGCAACTACCACCCGACGTTCCTGTACGAGTCCCTGTGGTGCATCGGCGTCGCGCTCCTCGTGATCTGGGCCGACCGCCGCTTCAAGCTGGGCCACGGGCGGGCGTTCGCCCTGTACGTCGCCGCGTACTGCGTGGGCCGCGCGTGGATCGAGTACATGCGCGTCGACGACGCCCACCACTTCCTGGGTCTCCGTCTGAACGACTGGACCGCGCTGGTGGTCTTCCTGCTGGCGGTGACGTACATCGTGGTGTCGGCCAGGAAGCGGCCGGGCCGGGAAGCGGTGGTCGAACCCGCGGCCGGGACCGACGGTGCCGGCGAAGCCGGGTCGGAGGACGCCAAGGAGGCGGACGCCGAGGCCGAGGAGAAGAGCGAGGCCGACTCCGTCGTGGAGGACGACGTGAAGGACGGCCTCAAGGACGAAGAGAACGACGAGGACGACGACCTGAAGGACCGTGTGAAGGACGAGGCCGAGTCGGCGGGCAAGAAGAGCTGA
- a CDS encoding CoA ester lyase, producing the protein MTPAPLTWLYAPGDRPHIVAKALLSGADVVVIDLEDAVAPDRKDYARAATAELLSEAQPVAVHVRVNAVDGPLAAADLEVVAALPGVSGVRLPKVTSARQVVGIAEGTRSAEGGVPALYALLETALGVEHAYAIAAAHPSLRGIALGEADLRADLGVRADAGLDWSRSRVIVAARAAGLAPPPQSVHPDTRDLDALAASCARGRALGFLGRAAIHPRQLPVIERAYLPTAEEIEEAELVVKTAAAEQGAQTLPDGGFVDAAVVAAAQRTLALARRG; encoded by the coding sequence GTGACGCCGGCACCCCTCACCTGGCTCTACGCCCCGGGCGACCGCCCGCACATCGTCGCGAAGGCCCTGCTCTCCGGTGCCGACGTGGTCGTGATCGACCTCGAGGACGCGGTCGCCCCGGACCGCAAGGACTACGCCCGTGCGGCCACGGCCGAGTTGCTCTCCGAGGCCCAGCCGGTAGCGGTCCACGTCCGGGTGAACGCCGTGGACGGCCCGCTGGCCGCCGCCGACCTCGAGGTGGTGGCGGCCCTGCCCGGGGTCTCGGGGGTAAGACTCCCGAAGGTGACCTCGGCTCGGCAGGTCGTCGGCATCGCCGAGGGGACACGTTCCGCCGAGGGCGGCGTGCCTGCCCTCTACGCCCTTCTGGAAACCGCGCTGGGTGTCGAGCACGCGTACGCCATCGCCGCCGCGCACCCCTCCCTCCGGGGTATCGCCCTCGGTGAGGCGGATCTACGGGCCGACCTGGGCGTACGCGCCGACGCCGGCCTCGACTGGTCCCGCTCCCGCGTCATCGTGGCGGCGAGGGCTGCCGGCCTGGCGCCGCCGCCCCAGTCGGTCCATCCCGACACCAGGGACCTGGACGCCCTCGCTGCGTCCTGCGCTCGCGGCCGGGCGCTGGGCTTCCTGGGGCGGGCCGCGATCCACCCCCGCCAGCTCCCGGTCATCGAACGGGCCTACCTCCCCACCGCCGAGGAGATCGAAGAGGCGGAACTCGTCGTCAAGACCGCGGCGGCGGAACAGGGCGCCCAGACCCTGCCGGACGGCGGCTTCGTCGACGCGGCGGTGGTGGCGGCGGCGCAACGCACACTGGCACTGGCCCGCAGGGGCTGA